In Chrysemys picta bellii isolate R12L10 chromosome 4, ASM1138683v2, whole genome shotgun sequence, the sequence AACTAAAGCACTCAGTTAGAATctagaagatctgggttcaaatccccactccgCCTGATATATTGGGGGGCAGAGCTTGGCTCTCTCAGTATTTCATGCAGGAAAGAAACCTGCCTCAAAGTAGCCTGTGGATTAGGGTTCTGAGGTGGGAAAAGATTTCACACATAGTATCTCCATTGTAACAGGCTACATCTCAACTGAACACAAAATGGAAGCTAGCTAACTCAAGCAGTATGAGGGGTCCAGTACACAGAAGACAAAATCATAGTCATTGCATAGGCTACAATGCCAATAATTTACTTTATTTTACAGAATTGTCTTTGTAAATGCTTCCCTTCTAAAAATGTAATCCCAAAGAGATGAGGTGAGGGAGAAATATCCTAAAACATGTACTCTCTCCTTATTGTGCTGCTATTCACTGTAAAATTAACATTCTGCAGTGGGGTAGTCTTCTTCTGCTAGTCATAATTATGAGGAGAAGGAATAAGAAATTGCCAAACAATGTCACAACCTTTATGAACTTTCTTTGAATCGCAAATGAATGCCTTTTAAATATGTGCATACGTCCAACCACAGAGCACAAAATAAAGGACTCTTCTAATGCTCTTCACCAAGTCAGAACCTTTTATGTTACTAACATGAAGATAAACAGCTTCTGTTTAATTGCAGCATCCTACGGGACATCTGTTCAGGAATGACCAATTGATTGGTAGTCGTCCACCAGTCTGCCGAGTACATTTATGGCATAAATCTGTAAGTGCTACAGGAAGAGGGAGTAAAGCAAAGTTATTTGCAAAACATTAAATGGACTACCACATCCTCAGAGCTCTCAGATATTTAGCTTATTAGCACTGGTATCCTGATACAGGTGTCGTATGAAACTAGGTGAGAAATTGCCACTGCCAACACTGAACTTTTGCTCAGTGACTTCAGCATTTTGCAGGAAGGCGCTGAATAGAGCAGGAGAGAGAAGTCTGGTGGGAGCCCTTTTGCTGGTATAGAGGAGTTTGCAGTGATGAGGTTGCTTAGAATGGTGGATGTCACAATCCTGGAGCTCACACAAAGACACGATCCTGGCACCAAACAGCTTTTACAATATAAGACAATGAGCAACAAactaagggtggggggaggaaaggctGCAATCAAAATAAGTACAATGTTACACATAAAACTCCTGGTATGagtgtgtttggttttaaattatAGGAAGTACATCAAAATTAATTGTACCAAACAGCTCCAAAAATCAAGACCTTCGGTCACAGGATAACTCACTGTGACATGCCACTAATTCTTCAGACAATAGTAAAATGGATAAGGGGCCAAAACCAGGCAGGAATTTGAAGAAAATGAGGGAGGTTGTTTGAATGGGTTCTGAGGAGGACAGAGAGCCAGTGATGATGTCAGAGGATGGGGATATGCTCTGAGTTTAGATATGGGTATGAGAAGGTGTTATATTTTGCACAACATGAATTCTGGACAGTTGAGAACACTGCACTCACCATAAAACTTAATGGATACTGAACTTTATCTTGCTCATGGGGGATGGATACACAAATgaccatagggtgaccagatgtcctgattttatgggacagtcctgatatttggggctttttcttatataggctcctattattccccaccccggtcccgattttttacatttgctgtctggtcaccctaaatgaccATGATATCTACTTGTCTGCTAAACTCTGTTCCTTTTAAAGTGTCATCTGCCCAGCTCCCTCTGTCTGTTTCATTCCCCTGTCCTGCCCCGCCCTATCTGACAACtatattataaactctttgggggcagagactatCTTCTTTGTTACCTGCCTTTACAGCAACTTATACAAAAGAATCCCGATCTTGACGAGGGTTCTAAGATACTAcagtaataataaattaatgtcaGTTTTGTAGTGATCCTGCTTCCAGCAAGTATGTTTTATGTACATTTCCAGCTGTCAGCTAGCAAAGGCAGTAACCGGAGCATAGCTTATATTTGCAGACAGTTGAGCCCTTCAATGAGATCTATAGTTGTCCTTTTGCAGTCAAGTTAACAGCTGTATCAGGCAACTGCCTTGATTACAAATACATTTGAAACAGCTGCCAATAAAACTATAATAAAAGTTATGGCATTTTAAAGACTTGGCATAAGGCAAGTTCCATACCTGTCACTCAGTCTTGACAGCTACACTCAAACCCAGGAAGGGCATACTTACAGTTTAAAAATATCACAGTATGCTCTTggctgcataaacaggggaatctttagtaggagtaaagaggttattttacatctgtatttggtactggtgcaactgctgctggaaaattgtgtccagctctggtgtccaCTATTCCAGAGCATGTTGAAAATATGGAGAGGGTTCAAacaagagccataagaatgattaaaggattagaaaagatgccttatagtgatagagtcaaggagctcattctatttagcttaacaaagagaagactaaggggtgacttgattgcagtctataacctatgtggggaacaaatattggacattgggctcttcagtctggcagagaaaggtataacatgatccaatggctggatgttggaagctaggcaaattcagaatggaaataaggcatacatttttcacagtgagggtaattaactattggaacaatttatcaagggtagTGGTGGATTattcatcactgaccatttttaaatctcaataggatgtttgtctaaaagaatttggggaagttctatggcctgtgttatgcaggatgtcagacaagatgatcacaatggtccctgctaGCCTTAGAACCTATGACTATAACAGTAACAAgcaaggggcagattttcaaaggcccaGAGTGGCAGCTAGACACTCAACTTCCAGTTGAACTCATcagaatttaggcacctaactgacaTTAGTGCCTCTGAAGTGCTTCCCCTGAAACATGAAGGCATTCCAAGCTGTGCAATATTAACAACACAGGGCCACATTCTCAAAGAGATTATCACGTGGCATTAAAATTGTCCCACAGAAATCCTGGACAGGCCCGAATTTATGTGACAGACACCATCTTGGCCATCAGACCAGGAATTGAAACAGGGTCCTTCAGACTAAAAGCAGGACTCTCTTGCTGGGGCTGTAACACTCAtacgctctgtggatcaggcaGGGTATTATAGATGCAAAAAATAGGCATGTGAATCCAGCCACTAGAAGGCAAGCAACCCAATTTGCTGGCAGATGCAGGTTTTGCACTCACAAATTTACCTGTCCAAAATTGCAGTTGCACATTAAgtggttgcttttgaaaatgtgcttAGCTGCTGACAACATTCATTCCATCACTGTAGTCTAAAAACCATtaaagaaagagggggagaggatCATCATGTCCTGTAGAAACCAAATCACCACTTTTCAAGGAAGGATATAAAATAACAAGTGAGATGCCACAAGCACAACACCTGCACACCATAAAACTATCAAGAAAGAGAGCGAGAATACAAGTCTGTCCTATAGGAGACTACACTTAACCCTACAAAAAGATAAACCATGAAGAAAACCAACAGCCTGCTCAAGGTATCAAAAATGCTCTAGTTTATATTGCTAGAATTAATGATCCATAAAAACATTTTGTCCCAGCCTCAGTCATCCCAaaccacagcccccgccccccatctgcCGCTGTTTCATCTCTTCTGTTTTCAGTCACTTGAACGAGGTCCACCTAGGATGCTCCTGTGGTTACTGTCTCAAAGCCTCTGCAGATATGCAGTATCTGTAAGAGGGTAAACCACATGCTATATACAATTAATTGTCAGTCTGTATTCTGTTAAAAGACATGCTCCTACGGAGTATAAACAGTCGATTTTACTTTATTTATCACGTCTTTAGCAGTGATGTGCAGTATACAATTATCttatttcacattttattttccaGCAGAGAAATGGATTCCATCAGAGCAGAAAATATTTCCAGTGGTATGACTACCTGGAAGCTTGGAATCAATCAgtctttttcacacaacacatcaGAAAACAGCAGCAGCTCTACCTGCATTATTTTGGATGCATGGGATTGGTTATATACATTTCAGCCTATGTTCCTCTGGATCATTTTTGTCCTGGGAGTGATAGAGAATGGCTTTGTCCTCAGCGTTTTGTGTTTCCACAAGAGTCGCTGCACGGTGGCTGAAATTTACCTGGCAAACCTGGCAGTTGCCGACTTGATGTTAGTTTGCGGTTTACCTTTCTGGGCCATTAATATCGCTAATAAGTTTAAGTGGCCTTTTGGCACTTTCCTTTGCAAGGTTGTCAATGCAATCATTTACATGAACTTATATTCTAGCATTTATTTTTTGATGATGGTGAGCATCGATCGCTACCTGGCCCTGGTGAAAACCATGTCTCTTGGACGTATGCGACGAGGTACATGTGCCAAATGGAACTGCCTTATCATCTGGGCGTCTGCATTGCTCATATGTTCTCCTGTTCTAGTGTTCAGGTCTGTCAGTTATGTGGAAGAAGCCAAGGGCAGAGCCTGCATTCTTCAGTATCCATCCACACACTGGACAACTGCAACACACATTTTGCTGAATACTGTGGGCTTTTTGATCCCACTCTGTGTAATTACCTATTGTACTATTCAAATAATCAAAGCCTTACGAGACAACAAAATACAAAGACTCACAGAAACCCAGACTGAGAAGAGAGCCACCATCTTGGTCCTTGCTGTCCTTTTGCTGTTTATCATTTGCTGGCTTCCTTTCCAGATCACCACATTCATTGACATACTAATTCAGGTACGCATCATTTCTGACTGCATTACTAAAGACATCAGTGAATTGGTGACCCAGGTAGCTACATACTGTGCTTATAGCAACAGCTGCCTTAACCCAATATTGTATGTCATTGTAGGCAAGCAGTTCAGAAAGAAATCCAGGGAACTCTACAAATGCTGCCTGCCTAGGATGTTCAACAAATCAGAGTCCATCCAGATGGAGAATTCTTTGGATACTCTGAGAACGTCCATTTCGATTGAATGCCCAAAGAAAAAGTCTGCTTCTTCATTAGCACGATAGCACTGTTTTGCTTATTGCAAAGTTACAAGAAAACCTTTCAACATATCAGTGCGTAAACTGTCCTTAATATCCATTGATTATGGCACCCCATTGTATGCACTGGCTGCATTCATGATGCATGAAAGTTTGGGGAGCCAATCTCAATACAAAACTCCATGATAGGCACCTACTTCTACCAGCTAATGGACAACATTTTTCATGACTGAATCACATTTCATGATATATTTATATATTCATGGCTGAAGTATATTTGACACActatcattttaaatatttatattgctAATGAAGATAAGTGTCTGACATCAGAATATAGTTCTCTAAGTAAAGCCATGTTATAACAGCTATTGTCAGTATTATGAAGCTAACCATAGTACCCATACATTTGAaagaatacatttttaatataaggAACATTTTTGAATGAGACTATAGTGAATGGAAGGTCTTATAGGAtcattaatcatagaatatcagggttagacaggacctcaggaggttatctagtccaaccccctgctcaaggcaggaccaatcctcagacagatttttgccccagatccctaaatggccccctcaaggattgaattcacaaccctgactttagcaggccaatgctcaaaccactgagctatacctcccCCCTTTCAATTTAAATTGATGTTTAGTGTCCACATTATTTTCCCCCTTTGGTCAATAAGATGTTCCAAATGCTCCAATCCAAAAATTGCTGTTTACATGATTGCCAGGTTATACCTTTTGGGGATTGCTCTGACTTTGATGGGGTGGAAAGGAATGGAGTGGAATCCTATATTCCCTAGAGTGGGACAATTTCTAGTCTTTTACATCTGTGTAACCCGCAACAACaagggttgcacaggtgtaactgagagcacaaTTTGAGTGAATGACTGTAGTTGACAATGTAGAAATGTAAACTGTTCAGGAGCAAAGACTTGTATTTTATACCTGTCTGTAAAGAGTAATTCACATCTGTGATGCTGTATAATTAATACATGAGATTACAGATTAGACATACGTGGGGTATactcataaaaaaagaaaaacagacgtATAATGGGAAAAAACACACAATAACTGCCTTTGAAATCAAACTGATGCTAGTGGAAGACCTGAATGATGAAGGAATGCATGAGCACATTCTTTATCATGTAATATAGGCTATATCTGCACTGTAGAGTTAACTTAGCTACATGAGTTAACTCCTCATGAGTAAGCCTAGCTCAAGTgaaagcagccacactgcaaaatgagtCTGGAGCTGCACAGAGTGATTGTGTTAGCAGCTGCTGAATTGTGCTAACACTGGAGATGAGAGTGCTCAGCGCTTTGCAGAACTGGGCTCTGGACATTAGAGTACAGCTGAAGTCAATTGATGACACTCAGCCTTTTTCAGTAAGTGCTCAACAGCTTGCAGGCTCAAGTCCTTATGCAGTagcaagtgttatttactcatacAGTGGATTCACTCCAGTCCTGCTGGGAGCCAAGATGCATATTATGAAAAACATAAGTAGAGTGGCCCTAAATTACAATGAAAGCAGAGCAGGTtcaacattttctgatggaaagctTTTCCCTCAgaatatgccttttttttttttttttttacacaaatgtAAAATGTGCTGTGGAAATATGTCAATTCTgacaacatttcatttaaaaaaaatttaaactgttTCAAGAATGGTGCAAtggaatattttcaattttttgtttcttagcttattgtttacaaatgtattttgtttgatATTATATTAGAaaccataatataataaaaaagtcaaaatcagactgaaatgtttcagttttatcAAAACAGAACTTTTTGACTGACTGAAAACAAATTGTTCTTGAAAATTTCATTTCACAGGAAATACTGAAATGTAAAAATTTCCCACGGGAAGAATATACCAAGTTTGGACTAGCTCTAAATGAAAGAATACTGAGCAACACCCTAGCCTGACATCAAAATAGAAAGTTTTCTTCTCTGATTACCTTCCTAGATAAAAACAGAAGCAGCATGGCAGGTTTGCGAGAGGAAGAATTTCCAGAGAAGTAAGATGAGGAATAATTTATGCAGAGGTGGGGgaaatagttatttttaaaacaggaaaaaagcTACCCTTTTTTGAACCTTAAGAACTCTTTGGGATTGGGTTTGTTTCTGATAAAATAAGAACCTCCCTGAACCTTTGCCCAAAACTTGAACCATTTTGGCCATCTCTaatgataagaaaaaaaaatatttctgtttttttttaacatcctcACTGACGTCACTAAAGACCACACAACTTTCTGCCATAAGCCTTTGGAAACCATTAGAGTCTATCATGTCAAAGCAGCTTTAGTGGGGTTGCTTAGAGAAAGTGAAGGCAGAATTTTGCCCATAATAACTGCAGAGCCCTATTATCATCTCAATAAGCTTATGTTTGTTGTCCACCAAATTCATGGAGAAAAATGTGGGCAGGATCAACACAGTTTTACTATTGGTCATATAAATAAAAGCCATGAACAGTACATAatgggcacaggactgggagttctATTCTAGGCTCTTACACTATCTGTTTCAGCTCTTATATAGCCTCTGTTACCacagtatttgagcacctcacaaacttTCATGTATGTATTCTCACAACCTTCTTGTGAGATAGTATTTCTCTgtcatcccattttacagatggagaactgaggcacaaagagatcaAGACTCACTTTTTATAGTTCTTTAGGTGTTGTtctgctcagcattgcaaggccTGAGTATCTTAGCCATCTAAATTACTTCAATGCTGGGCAGAACAACACCTAAAGATCTTTAAAATCTGGGCCTACATTATTTGTCCAGGGTCACTCAGGAGATCTGTAGCAAGAGCAGCAAATTCACTCTGGGTCTTCCAAGACCCAGGCTATCACACTAGCCACTGGGCTACCCTTCCTGTCTATACGCCACTCAATCCTTGTGTGTTTGGGGCCAATAacatcacctctctctttctgcttccacagctgtaaaataaggataacatTTGTTTATTCTCTCATTGGGAAGTGGTTAATAttcattagttaatgtttgtaagtcACTATATAAAagtgttaagtattattatttctcATTTAAGTTCTCAACCATTACTGTACATTGACACATCGCTGTATGTGTATGGAAATCTAAGTAGGCTAAGAACTGTGTTTGAAATGATGTGTGTAtgcaggaaacttttttttactgggcATAGAATAAGTGATCAAATTGTCACAAGTGGATTTTGAAGAGGATCTTAATAAAGAACATAGTATTATCCATCATTTTGTTATACTGTAGCAATAATGTTATATGGAAGATCATAAAAGCTTCACAAGACCTTTATTAGGAAGGAATATCATTTCTAATGATTCGGGTATCGGTCTGAGACTTCTGGGATCTTTTCTCAGTTCTGCTACTTGAATTCTGTAAACTTTGGACAAGTAACTTAAACAAATAGATAAGTAGAGACAAAGAGGTTAACTTATGTCTCAGTTTACCAACTTGATAGGAATGTTCTGAGGTTCAGATAATGATTGTTAAGTGCTTTTAGATCCTCAGATGACATGAGCACTTTATAAGAAAGTCCTAATTCATTTTATCTGAGTGCCTGTATAAGCATAAGATATAAACGAATGTATTATACATATGCATCTTAGACGAAAGGCAATGGCCAGTTACATTATGAAACTGTATCCAAAGGAGTGCTCTTAACCCTTCACATCATACACTATAATGCAGAAGTTACTGGACATGATTCTTTCTAGTGCCCATGCCTTGTAAAGTCTTTATATCTGTGTGGAATACTACCCAATCACAATGCACTCGGCACAACTTTAAATAAGTACAGGAGGTGCAAAGCAGTAGATAAGTAGGCCCACTATGTGTGAATCTGTAGCATAGGCCCTACAGTTCAGTATAAGCTGCCTATTGATCAGTAGATGCCAATAGAATGTGTTGGTTCAACAGTCTATCCTACACATAGGCTTTCTGTATATGCTCCCCAGGATTTCATTGGAATCACTCTCCTCCTCTGAATGTGACACAAAAAATTCTAAAGGTTACAATAAAACTAATAGGAGACAGGAAACAATAATTCTTTGATCCAGTTTAGAAAATGAACAAAGAAATGTTTTTTCAGTCAGTAAAAGTTCAAACACAGCTGCAATGCGTAATGCTCAGTGCATGTGCGCTGGCTGCTCTCAGACACAGATTCCTGTCCAAATGAGGCCAAAAAGGCTCAAAAGCCATTTAAAACTCTGACATGTTATTATTCTCGTCTTACATTCTGAAAAATGACTGCACTTAGAAATGCACCAGCATTAGTGAAGGGAAATATAGGAAAGTCCATGACTCTGGTTGTGCTACGCTTACCTTAGTGAGTCACgatggccagaaaacaagaattctgtttcgCAAAAAAATGGCAATGTTTTGACGTTTGTTCTCATTCTGTAATGGTGAGTGCCATAACCACTGGACTATTGGTTATTCTGGACTCTTGCTCTCTCGGTGATCAAAACACTCCATCCTCAGAAATCTTCCTCATGAAAATTTAATCAAAACCAATATGTTTCGGCAAAAAGTCTtgtttttgatgaatcagcattttccaatggaaaagtttcattgaaaaattccaaccagctctaatcatgAGAACTCACTGCACAGCCATGAATGACATAAAATCTTTCATAATATTTCCAACTGCTTCCCCAACAGCAAAGCATACTGGGAAGTGGGAATTCAGAGGGTATGTCTAGTCTGCTTCCGTGGTCCCCAGTCACAAACAAATACAGTCTATTTCTTTTCCACCACATGTATCTTTAATCCTCTGTTTTCAAACAGGGCAGGGCATAGTACATGTATACAGGAGAAGCCACCTTCCACCCAGCTTCTCTCCTCCACCCAGCTCAACCTCTGAGCTCTCTGTTCCTCCCAAATATGTATCCTCCCAGTTACTAAACCAATTACTTCATTAACCCAACAGTTACCACCAAGGGTTAGTAATCCCCATTAGAAACAGGTTAATTGGCTCCAGTTGTGCCTGTAGCCTTCTCCGTGCTACAGCTAGCTCTCTGTCACAGGGTAACACATTGAATGTTTCCATTGAGGGAGAAAGGGGGTAAAGGGGGCTTGGTTTGCCACTCTTACCCATGCATAGGAAGATGAGGGACTTGTCCCACTGAAAGGGTAGGATCACTGAGCCCcactgggctccctttacactgtactgttGTGACCAGCCTGCActttaccagcacacata encodes:
- the LOC101941060 gene encoding B2 bradykinin receptor isoform X1 — protein: MSHFGLCVLLVCYKRLGKSKNLREIRGSFSSAKELTSKLPISWDRRRTPVSPARDHSKPSQTREMDSIRAENISSGMTTWKLGINQSFSHNTSENSSSSTCIILDAWDWLYTFQPMFLWIIFVLGVIENGFVLSVLCFHKSRCTVAEIYLANLAVADLMLVCGLPFWAINIANKFKWPFGTFLCKVVNAIIYMNLYSSIYFLMMVSIDRYLALVKTMSLGRMRRGTCAKWNCLIIWASALLICSPVLVFRSVSYVEEAKGRACILQYPSTHWTTATHILLNTVGFLIPLCVITYCTIQIIKALRDNKIQRLTETQTEKRATILVLAVLLLFIICWLPFQITTFIDILIQVRIISDCITKDISELVTQVATYCAYSNSCLNPILYVIVGKQFRKKSRELYKCCLPRMFNKSESIQMENSLDTLRTSISIECPKKKSASSLAR
- the LOC101941060 gene encoding B2 bradykinin receptor isoform X2, encoding MSHFGLCVLLVCYKRLGKSKNLREIRGSFSSAKELTSKLPISWDRRRTPVSPARDHSKPSQTREMDSIRAENISSGMTTWKLGINQSFSHNTSENSSSSTCIILDAWDWLYTFQPMFLWIIFVLGVIENGFVLSVLCFHKSRCTVAEIYLANLAVADLMLVCGLPFWAINIANKFKWPFGTFLCKVVNAIIYMNLYSSIYFLMMVSIDRYLALVKTMSLGRMRRGTCAKWNCLIIWASALLICSPVLVFRSVSYVEEAKGRACILQYPSTHWTTATHILLNTVGFLIPLCVITYCTIQIIKALRDNKIQRLTETQTEKRATILVLAVLLLFIICWLPFQITTFIDILIQASSSERNPGNSTNAACLGCSTNQSPSRWRILWIL
- the LOC101941060 gene encoding B2 bradykinin receptor isoform X3, producing MDSIRAENISSGMTTWKLGINQSFSHNTSENSSSSTCIILDAWDWLYTFQPMFLWIIFVLGVIENGFVLSVLCFHKSRCTVAEIYLANLAVADLMLVCGLPFWAINIANKFKWPFGTFLCKVVNAIIYMNLYSSIYFLMMVSIDRYLALVKTMSLGRMRRGTCAKWNCLIIWASALLICSPVLVFRSVSYVEEAKGRACILQYPSTHWTTATHILLNTVGFLIPLCVITYCTIQIIKALRDNKIQRLTETQTEKRATILVLAVLLLFIICWLPFQITTFIDILIQVRIISDCITKDISELVTQVATYCAYSNSCLNPILYVIVGKQFRKKSRELYKCCLPRMFNKSESIQMENSLDTLRTSISIECPKKKSASSLAR